A single Fimbriimonadia bacterium DNA region contains:
- the ftsA gene encoding cell division protein FtsA — MIGHVAILDIGSTKVACLIAEVHSGGTTTAVGFGTEACAGIRKGAVVDMDDTVRAIRAAVEKAEASCDVRVEAVSVGVTGDHIRFVPGEGQAMVGGAARAITASDVQRAVENSRSVPLAHDEEVLDVIPWSYRVDGRDGFSHPVGIVGSRLAVRSHVIVGGSAPVRTLAEAVERADLELTELILEPLATGRAALTDTECQVGTVLLDIGGNSTNVALFRDNVIHGFGLVPVGSWHVTSDVSKLLRTSMEEAEWLKVEFGSTRHTEISEEELVEVRQIGSPTPRMLRRKLLAEIIHPRMLELFTMARSVVERFGHKRLLPGGVVLAGGGSKLDGVQALATAVMDGMPVRMAGVEDGGPCIPSNDPEWMTPMGLLQCAAEGMRNEHDSQQAGDWLSNIRRRLFEKGT; from the coding sequence ATGATTGGGCATGTTGCCATTCTCGACATAGGTTCTACAAAGGTCGCCTGCCTCATCGCAGAGGTCCATTCCGGCGGCACGACGACCGCCGTCGGCTTTGGGACCGAGGCTTGCGCCGGCATCCGGAAGGGCGCTGTGGTGGACATGGACGACACCGTCCGCGCCATACGAGCAGCCGTGGAGAAGGCCGAGGCGTCCTGTGACGTGCGAGTAGAGGCGGTGTCTGTCGGCGTGACGGGTGATCACATTCGGTTCGTTCCCGGCGAAGGGCAGGCCATGGTGGGGGGAGCTGCCCGGGCTATCACGGCGAGCGACGTGCAGCGTGCGGTCGAGAACAGTCGCTCCGTGCCTCTGGCGCACGACGAGGAAGTACTCGACGTCATTCCCTGGTCGTACCGCGTGGACGGCAGAGACGGTTTCAGTCACCCGGTGGGCATCGTGGGCTCGCGTCTCGCAGTACGTTCACACGTGATCGTGGGAGGCTCCGCTCCTGTTCGCACCCTAGCAGAGGCGGTGGAGAGAGCGGACCTGGAGTTGACCGAACTGATCCTGGAGCCGCTGGCGACGGGACGAGCCGCCTTGACCGATACCGAATGCCAGGTCGGTACCGTTTTGCTCGACATCGGCGGTAACTCGACCAACGTGGCGCTGTTCCGCGACAACGTGATTCACGGGTTTGGGCTCGTGCCCGTCGGTAGCTGGCATGTCACCTCCGACGTGAGCAAGCTATTGCGCACCTCGATGGAGGAAGCCGAGTGGCTGAAGGTCGAGTTCGGTTCCACCCGTCACACGGAGATATCCGAGGAGGAGCTGGTCGAAGTGCGGCAGATCGGTTCGCCGACGCCACGGATGTTGCGGCGAAAGCTGCTCGCGGAGATCATCCATCCACGCATGCTCGAACTGTTCACCATGGCGCGTTCGGTTGTCGAGCGCTTCGGTCACAAGCGCCTACTGCCCGGCGGAGTGGTCTTGGCCGGCGGCGGTAGCAAGTTGGATGGTGTGCAGGCACTTGCGACTGCGGTGATGGATGGTATGCCCGTGCGCATGGCAGGAGTCGAGGATGGCGGTCCGTGCATTCCATCCAACGATCCGGAGTGGATGACGCCAATGGGCCTGCTGCAGTGTGCTGCAGAAGGCATGCGGAACGAGCACGATTCGCAACAGGCAGGCGATTGGTTGAGTAACATTCGTCGCAGGTTGTTCGAAAAAGGTACCTAA
- a CDS encoding small basic family protein — MWMPLFALIIGVIIAWWLPTPSKGVLGNYLSVAALAGMDTLIGGVRAALERSFDRVVFASGFAVNMITAAGLAYFGDQIGLDLFLAAVVVLGGRIFVNLSLIRRHLLSRVETNGGGEGSVPPAADPTGQ; from the coding sequence ATCTGGATGCCGCTGTTTGCCTTGATCATCGGTGTCATCATCGCGTGGTGGCTGCCGACCCCGAGCAAAGGCGTCCTCGGCAACTACCTGTCGGTAGCGGCACTGGCGGGCATGGACACCCTCATCGGAGGGGTGCGAGCGGCGCTGGAGCGGAGCTTCGACCGCGTGGTCTTCGCCAGTGGCTTTGCCGTCAACATGATCACGGCGGCGGGCCTAGCCTACTTCGGCGACCAGATCGGCCTGGACCTGTTCTTGGCCGCGGTGGTCGTGCTGGGGGGCAGAATCTTCGTCAATCTCTCGCTAATTCGCAGGCACCTGCTCTCCCGCGTCGAAACCAACGGCGGAGGGGAGGGGTCCGTGCCACCCGCAGCGGATCCGACTGGCCAATGA
- the murC gene encoding UDP-N-acetylmuramate--L-alanine ligase, translating into MADDFAACRRPHFLGIGGAGQSPLARLLLHRGLAVSGCDQRLTPITDQLAALGAVIKEGHDPSHIADADWLIYTDAVSVDHPEIQAAMAKGIPTWRRSRLLGHLMDETVGIAVTGTHGKTTTTTLLGSVLIECGMDPTVVVGAEVEAFGGSLRIGEGRWFVAEACEAYAAIRDMHPQVALLLNLESDHLHYHGSFDNLIACVREFVASLPPDGLLITLADDEVCGSIAASARCRVLTFGIGFGDYRASALEPSADGTTFDLWRSSDLLGSLTIAMPGEHNVRNALAAAVAAIECGCHFDAVARAMARPIAAERRLEEKATVRGVTLVDDYAHHPTEIRASIAALRQRYPARRLVVAFQPHLYTRTRDYLLGFAEALVEADALVLTDIYPAREAPIPGVGSARIAEEVTRIRPDMPFAYVPLLHDVPKAVLPSLRDGDVFVAMGAGDINEILGPIGERIVATSGTTLKVLVVAGGHSAEREVSRATGEMVAGALREKGFDVDVFDPTGLRDEFESLISGRSVTVPARRAAGPMPNVVFVAMHGSGGEDGSLQGLLELAGLPYTGSGVLASALAMNKHLAKRVLGAAGIPVASGRLVTRQDPLPEDLPLPAVVKPNSQGSSVGLGFATTLEELCIAVKIALRYDTEALIEPFLRGTELSACVLGNQNPEVLPLVEIVPAKGTYDYESKYTPGLTEEIVPARVPDGVAAEAARIATECHRVLGCAGFSRVDMMLTEEGLKVLEVNTVPGMTPTSIFPRAAAAAGISFPDLCGRLVGLALEAADARRPVL; encoded by the coding sequence ATGGCAGACGACTTCGCGGCCTGCCGAAGGCCGCACTTTCTCGGCATCGGGGGCGCCGGCCAAAGCCCGCTAGCCCGGTTGCTGCTTCACCGAGGACTTGCGGTTTCTGGGTGTGACCAACGCCTAACACCTATCACCGATCAGTTAGCGGCGCTGGGAGCTGTTATCAAAGAGGGTCACGATCCCTCGCACATCGCCGATGCGGACTGGCTGATCTACACCGACGCCGTGTCCGTGGATCATCCTGAAATTCAAGCGGCGATGGCGAAGGGCATCCCAACTTGGCGACGCAGTCGGTTGCTGGGACATTTGATGGACGAGACCGTCGGAATCGCCGTGACGGGTACCCATGGCAAGACCACTACGACCACTCTACTGGGCTCTGTGCTGATCGAATGCGGTATGGACCCCACCGTGGTAGTAGGGGCGGAAGTCGAAGCCTTTGGTGGTAGCCTGCGAATCGGTGAGGGGCGCTGGTTCGTGGCCGAGGCGTGCGAGGCGTATGCTGCCATCCGAGACATGCATCCTCAGGTGGCACTACTCCTCAACCTCGAGTCTGACCACCTACACTACCACGGAAGCTTCGATAACTTGATAGCATGTGTGAGGGAGTTCGTCGCCTCTCTTCCGCCCGACGGGCTGCTCATTACTCTGGCGGATGACGAGGTGTGCGGTAGCATTGCGGCATCGGCACGCTGTCGCGTGCTGACCTTCGGTATCGGTTTCGGCGACTACCGTGCCAGCGCCCTGGAGCCTTCGGCGGATGGCACCACCTTCGATCTGTGGCGTTCGAGCGACCTGCTGGGCAGCCTCACCATCGCGATGCCGGGCGAGCACAACGTCAGGAACGCCCTAGCAGCGGCCGTGGCAGCCATCGAGTGTGGTTGCCATTTCGATGCAGTAGCACGTGCGATGGCAAGACCTATCGCTGCCGAGAGACGCCTGGAAGAGAAGGCCACGGTGCGCGGCGTGACCCTTGTGGACGACTACGCCCACCATCCCACCGAGATCAGGGCTTCCATCGCGGCGCTGCGACAGCGCTACCCCGCTCGTCGGCTGGTGGTCGCTTTTCAACCACACCTCTACACCCGAACTAGGGACTACCTTCTCGGTTTTGCCGAAGCACTCGTAGAGGCCGATGCCTTGGTGCTGACCGATATCTACCCTGCGCGTGAAGCCCCGATTCCCGGCGTGGGGTCTGCTAGAATCGCCGAGGAAGTAACACGCATTCGCCCCGACATGCCTTTTGCCTACGTGCCTCTGCTGCATGACGTGCCAAAGGCGGTGCTACCTAGCCTGCGCGATGGAGACGTGTTCGTCGCAATGGGGGCGGGGGATATCAACGAGATACTCGGTCCCATCGGTGAGCGGATCGTTGCAACCAGTGGGACCACCCTGAAGGTGCTGGTGGTAGCGGGCGGGCATAGCGCCGAGCGTGAGGTATCGCGAGCAACCGGCGAGATGGTGGCAGGTGCGCTTAGGGAGAAGGGGTTCGACGTGGATGTCTTCGACCCCACCGGGCTACGTGATGAGTTCGAGAGCCTAATCTCTGGTCGTTCGGTCACCGTGCCGGCTCGGCGTGCCGCGGGCCCTATGCCCAACGTGGTTTTCGTAGCGATGCATGGTTCCGGCGGAGAGGATGGGTCCCTTCAAGGGCTGCTCGAGCTTGCGGGCCTACCATACACCGGCTCCGGCGTTCTAGCAAGTGCCCTCGCGATGAACAAGCACCTCGCAAAACGAGTGTTAGGTGCAGCAGGCATACCGGTTGCTAGTGGTCGTCTCGTCACGAGGCAAGATCCGTTACCCGAAGACCTACCACTTCCCGCTGTGGTGAAACCCAACTCGCAGGGTTCGTCGGTTGGGCTCGGCTTCGCCACCACACTGGAGGAGCTTTGTATCGCCGTCAAGATCGCTCTACGATATGACACCGAGGCGCTTATCGAGCCATTCCTTCGCGGTACTGAGCTGTCGGCTTGCGTCCTCGGCAACCAGAATCCCGAGGTCCTACCACTCGTCGAGATTGTGCCGGCGAAGGGCACATACGATTACGAGTCCAAGTACACACCAGGTCTCACCGAGGAAATCGTGCCGGCGCGGGTGCCCGATGGGGTCGCAGCGGAGGCCGCGCGCATCGCCACCGAGTGCCATAGAGTGCTGGGCTGCGCGGGCTTTTCGAGGGTGGATATGATGCTGACCGAGGAGGGGCTGAAGGTGCTGGAGGTGAACACGGTTCCCGGCATGACGCCGACCTCTATCTTCCCGCGTGCGGCTGCCGCTGCAGGCATTTCCTTCCCCGACCTGTGTGGACGCCTCGTGGGACTTGCCCTGGAGGCTGCGGATGCGCGTCGCCCGGTCCTATAA
- a CDS encoding DUF881 domain-containing protein yields the protein MPLTIACALLGLMGTWAYKNEVLNRETGGGRATPLATTILKTARQQDDEYREEIIALRGKLAELEQAAAERSKLAKVMSDEMQAVRVFAGFVDVEGPGLTILLRDSPNVPTIVSPEIAERYLIHDIDIVRVVNELRAAGAEVLAVDGHRLTSRSAIRCVGPVIHVDGVPVSSPFTIQAIGDPETLKSAVNLPGGVLSGMRALDEEMVEVIVEEKLRIPAYSGSSKIQYAKPAEPVKP from the coding sequence ATGCCGCTCACGATTGCTTGCGCCCTGCTGGGTCTGATGGGCACTTGGGCATACAAGAACGAGGTACTCAACCGAGAGACGGGTGGGGGCCGTGCTACACCCCTCGCCACGACTATCCTGAAAACCGCTCGCCAGCAGGACGATGAGTACCGGGAAGAAATAATCGCTCTCCGTGGCAAGCTGGCCGAGCTGGAGCAGGCGGCTGCAGAGCGCTCCAAGCTTGCCAAGGTGATGTCCGATGAGATGCAGGCTGTGCGCGTGTTCGCTGGTTTCGTAGATGTCGAAGGCCCCGGGCTTACGATCCTGCTTCGGGATAGCCCCAATGTGCCGACCATCGTCTCGCCGGAGATTGCCGAGCGCTACCTCATCCACGATATAGACATCGTGCGCGTGGTGAACGAACTGCGGGCGGCAGGCGCCGAAGTGCTCGCGGTGGACGGGCACCGCCTTACGTCGCGCAGCGCCATCCGTTGCGTCGGCCCGGTCATCCACGTTGACGGAGTTCCGGTCTCGTCCCCGTTCACCATCCAGGCCATCGGGGACCCAGAGACGCTCAAATCCGCCGTGAACTTGCCGGGTGGTGTGCTGTCGGGGATGAGAGCGTTGGACGAGGAAATGGTCGAAGTCATCGTGGAGGAGAAGCTACGCATCCCAGCCTACAGCGGCTCCAGTAAGATCCAGTACGCTAAGCCCGCGGAACCGGTGAAACCATGA